A single genomic interval of Lathyrus oleraceus cultivar Zhongwan6 chromosome 7, CAAS_Psat_ZW6_1.0, whole genome shotgun sequence harbors:
- the LOC127100951 gene encoding GTP-binding protein BRASSINAZOLE INSENSITIVE PALE GREEN 2, chloroplastic — translation MIVARHFSPSKLKPLFYLSLLSDCENHVQSNLFTTLTPNSHIHSLANFLPHPSCNLFRHFSSQPEESGSKQKLPFSREGNYDEGTSHSLHVCPGCGVCMQDSNPRHPGYFIKPSEKDINYKLYTHLEPVAAEPEFSNTVKKGFVVEPEKLNSISDVDLVRKPEKPVVCARCHSLRHYGKVKDPSVENLLPDFDFDHTVGRKLASTSGTRSVVLMVVDAVDFDGSFPRKVAKLVSKTIEDNSSAWKQGKSGNVPRVILVVTKIDLLPSSLSPTRLEHWIRQRAREGGIIKITSLHMVSALRDWGLKNLVDDIVGLAGSRGSVWTVGAQNAGKSTLINSIGKHIGGKITHLTEAPVPGTTLGIVRVEGALPSQAKLFDTPGLLHPYQITTRLLREEQKLVYMTKELKPRTYRVKAGHSIHIAGLMRLDVEETSLDTIYVTVWASPYLPLHMGKVENATKMFQEHFGHQLQPPIGEKRVEELGNWVRREFHVGGNSWDSSSVDIAAAGLGWFAIGLKGEAVLGVWTYEGVDVVQRNSLIPYRSNTFEVTGFTVSKIVSQSDRASNKPRQQNDKKTKRIDSKSLSSSVESPLLTSDGGN, via the exons ATGATTGTAGCTAGACATTTCTCTCCTTCAAAGCTTAAACCGCTCTTTTATTTATCACTCCTTTCCGACTGCGAAAACCACGTGCAGTCTAATCTTTTTACAACCTTAACGCCGAACTCCCATATCCATAGCCTTGCAAATTTTTTACCTCATCCATCATGTAATTTATTTAGGCATTTCTCTTCACAGCCGGAAGAGTCAGGATCGAAACAAAAGTTACCGTTTTCTCGTGAGGGTAATTATGATGAAGGCACTTCCCATTCTCTTCATGTCTGCCCTGGTTGTGGGGTTTGTATGCAAGATTCCAACCCAAGACACCCTGGTTATTTCATCAAACCATCTGAGAAGGACATAAATTATAAACTGTATACCCATCTTGAACCTGTTGCAGCAGAGCCCGAATTCTCTAATACTGTTAAAAAAGGTTTTGTTGTTGAACCTGAAAAGCTTAACAGTATTAGTGATGTTGACTTGGTTAGAAAACCAGAAAAGCCAGTGGTATGTGCACGCTGTCATTCGTTGAGGCACTATGGGAAGGTGAAGGATCCATCTGTGGAAAACTTGTTACCGGATTTCGACTTCGATCATACAGTGGGAAGGAAGTTGGCATCGACAAGTGGGACCCGTTCAGTGGTGCTTATGGTTGTGGATGCAGTGGATTTTGATGGGTCGTTTCCAAGGAAGGTTGCAAAGTTGGTTTCTAAGACAATTGAAGACAACTCTTCTGCGTGGAAGCAGGGTAAGTCAGGGAACGTGCCTAGAGTAATACTTGTAGTCACAAAGATTGACTTATTGCCTAGCTCACTGTCGCCGACAAGATTGGAGCATTGGATTAGGCAAAGAGCTAGAGAGGGTGGCATTATTAAGATTACTAGTTTGCACATGGTGAGTGCGCTCAGAGATTGGGGACTTAAGAACCTTGTGGATGATATTGTTGGTTTGGCTGGATCTAGAGGGAGTGTGTGGACTGTTGGAGCACAGAATGCAGGAAAGAGTACATTAATAAACTCTATAGGGAAGCATATTGGAGGGAAGATTACACATCTGACGGAAGCACCTGTTCCAGGGACTACGCTCGGCATTGTTAGAGTCGAAGGTGCTCTTCCAAGTCAGGCAAAATTATTTGATACACCCGGCCTTCTCCATCCTTACCAGATTACAACAAGGTTGTTGAGGGAAGAGCAAAAGCTTGTTTACATGACCAAGGAGTTGAAACCTAGGACATATAGAGTTAAG GCTGGTCATTCGATTCACATAGCTGGTCTTATGAGATTGGATGTAGAAGAAACGTCCTTGGATACCATCTATGTCACAGTGTGGGCATCTCCTTATCTTCCTTTGCATATGGGTAAAGTAGAAAATGCAACTAAAATGTTCCAAGAACATTTTGGACACCAATTACAG CCACCAATTGGAGAGAAACGAGTCGAAGAATTAGGGAATTGGGTTAGAAGGGAATTTCATGTTGGTGGAAACAGTTGGGACTCGAGTTCTGTAGACATTGCTGCTGCTGGCCTTGGTTGGTTTGCCATTGGACTTAAAGGGGAGGCTGTCTTAGGTGTTTGGACTTATGAAGGAGTCGATGTTGTTCAGCGAAATTCTTTGATACCCTATAGATCAAATACTTTTGAAGTTACAGGATTTACTGTGTCGAAGATTGTCTCACAGTCTGACCGAGCTTCAAATAAGCCACGTCAACAAAATGACAAGAAGACGAAGCGGATCGACTCAAAATCGCTATCCAGTTCGGTTGAATCACCACTGTTGACCTCTGATGGAGGCAATTAA